The genome window ttCTCTTGtgctttcatttgttttattttatatgactGTTCCAGTTAATTGCTAGGAGGTCTActagtttaatttcttgaagaGTTTATTGCTAGATTAGTTAACGGTTCGTTTAATTGGTTTTCTAATCTGTGTAGcaactatgattaattttatcacggcttagtgttaatttaatcataggaagaatattaatctaaattaaacataaccgcatgtgtttatgttatttagtttcgttgattttctcattttaatgctgctatcaaattaaatataagtgcttgtcttgtgttatttggTAGTTAGGGGTAGTTGATACCGCTTGTGTTTGATTGCCTATGACTAAGGAAAATCGAGAATTAATCTCACAACGAATGTTCAATTGTTATGAATTAACCGTGAATCTATGATCAGTTACTAAAATCCAGTGGTGAATGTtttcttagaccaagtattaaaagttcaattgatttctttcgtaaactttggcttgattatcatcttttctattcttatttatttatttatttatttacttattttgaatgttaatttcataccaaaccccctctttaatttgaactcataaatcaaactagttactcctcgtgggaacgatccttactctcactactacgtttttaaggtttaatttgggagcctacgacagctcgccaaattttggcgccgttgccggggagcttttctagtttatttttgtgtttattcgtttgcttatttattcatttattcttcttcactatttgtcaaaaaacaaaaaaacaaaaaattaataaatttttggtgTCTTCATTACTTTGTCTAATTTCTGCAATATCTTTTATGGTTTATGCCTATAACTCGATCTGCTAATCAAGAAATATTGCCATACGATCCAGAAATTGAAAGAACTCTACGCAGGTTAAGAAAACAATCTCGGAGGAAATTGGAGTTTAGTGCACTGGCTACTGATTCCCCATCTTCCTCACATTCTAATTCAGAAGAAAAACCCATGGCTCAAAATCGGACTTTAAAAGAGCTTGGAGCTCCAAATTTAGATCAACAGCCTTTATGCATTACGTTTCCTGCTTTAGATGCTAATgtacaatttgaattaaaatctgGGTTAATTCATCTTTTGCCTTCTTTTCATGGACTTGCAGGTGAAGATCCTCATAAACACTTAAAAGAATTTCATGTGGTATGTTCAAGTATGAAACCCACGGGGGTTACTGAAGaacaaatcaagttgagagcatttccattttctttgaAAGATTCAGCAAAAGATTGGCTATACTATCTACCTTCCAGGAGCATTGCCACATGGAATGACTTGAAGACGGTATTCCTTGAAAAATACTTTCCAGCTTCAAGGGCAGCCAACATCAGAAAGGAAATTTGTGGTATAAGGCAACACAATGGCGAGTCATTATATGAATATTGGGAACGTTTCAAGAAGATTTGTGCAAGCTGTCCTCATCACCAAATCACGGAACAATTACTTATTCAGTACTTTTATGAAGGACTTTTTCCAACTGATAGAAGCATGATTGATGCTGCAAGTGGAGGTGCATTAGTTGATAAGACACCAGATGCTGCAAAGAATCTAATTGCAAACATGGCTGCAAATTCTCAACAGTTTGGCAGTAGGTTTGTCCAACCATCCAAGCAAATGAATGAGGTAAGTATTTCCAATCTTGAACAACAAGTGGCTGGTTTAACTACTCTTGTTCGGCAATTAGCTGTAGGAAATATGCAAACTGTGAAAGCTTGTGGAATTTGCTCGGTAGTTGGACACCAAACTGATGCTTGCCCAACTCTTCAAGAAGAACCTATTGAACATGTCAATGCGGCTGGAGGTTTTCCTGGACAACCTCAAGGTAAGTATGATCCAGTTTCTAATTCATATAATCCTGGTTGGAGGGATCACCCGAACCTTAGCTATGGAAACTCACAAGGGAACCAGATTGTTCAGAAtcgttccaattttcactcacAAGGGAACCAGATTGTTCAGAATCGTTCCAATTTTCAGCAACAAGGGAACCAGATTGTTCAGAATCGTTCCAATTTTCAGCAATATAGACAACCATTTCCTTCAAGACAACCACCGGCCCAAAGCTCTAACTCAGGTATGAATCTTGAAGACATTGTTAAGTCTCTTGCCACTAACACTTTACAATTTCAGCAAGAAACACAACTATTCCAACAAGAAACAAAgtccaattttcaagaaacgAAAGCTAGCATCCAGAACTTAGAAAGACAAATGGGCCAACTAGCAACTACGGTAAGTCGGTTGGAGGTATAGAGTTCTGGAAAATTACCTTCTCAAACGGTGGTCAATCCAAGAGAAAATGCAAGTGCAATTGTTTTGAGAAGTGGTAAGGAAATTGAAGGTCCTGCAAATGTTACCCCATCAGTAGACCAAGAAAAAGAGGAAACTAGCAAGAACGAAAATTCTCCAGGTAAGTTTCCTAGTCTTTCTGATTATAAACCAACTCCCCCATTCCCTCAAGCTTTCTGTGTATGCTTCTTTAAAACTTGGACCTTTGAATAAAACTAGTGTGGTCATCCAATTGGCTGATAGATCTAATGCATATCCTAGGGGTGTTATTGAAGATGTATTATTGCAAGTTAATAATTTGATATTCCCTACTGATTTCTATGTGCTTGATATGGAAAATAATGATCATTCTGCACCTATTCTACTAGGAAGACCATTTTTAAAAactgcaaaaacaaaaattgatattCACAGTGGTACACTTACTATGGAGTttgatggtaatattgttacATTCAATATTTATGATGCTATGAAATGCCCTAGTGATGATAACTCTGCTTATTCTATTGATATTCTTGATTCATTAGTTGAAGAAGTTTTTGAATTTGATGGTAAGGATGAATTGAAAGTTGTTATTAGTGAACACCTTGAAAAGGGGAATAATGAGTTTGCTTTGAGTGCCAATTTACAAGAGGCTATTGCATCATTGAATTATTGTCCTAAATTGAACCAACATAATAATGTTTCTTATATGGCTTTACCTGTTTCTAGCAAAAAATTGTTACCCTCTGTTGTGCAGGCACCTATCCCCGAGTTGAAACCTCTCCCCGAACACCTTAAATATGCTTTCTTgggagaaaataaaatattaccaGTCATAATTTCAACTAAACTTTCTGCAGCAGAAGAAGAAAAGCTTGTCCATGTGTTGAAAGAACACAAAACTGCTATTGGGTGGACAATTGCAGATATCAAAGGAATAAGTCCATCCACTTGCATGAACCGAATTCTACTAGAGGAAGGAGCAGAACCATCTCGTCAACCGCAAAGGAGGCTAAACCCACCCATGATGGAAGTAGTGAAGGAAGATGTCCTTAAACTCCTTGGAGTTGGGATAATCTATCCAATTTCAGACAGCAAATGGGTTAGCCCAACTCAGGTGGTTCCTAAGAAAACAGGAATTACAGTTGTGAAAAACCAAAATGATGAACTGGTTCCCACTCGTATTCAAAATGGATGGCGAGTTTGTATAGATTATAGGAAGTTGAATGCTGTAACAAGAAAAGACCACTTCCCTTTAccttttattgatcaaatgcTAGAAAGGTTAGCTGGTcgttcttatttttgttttcttgatggTTATTCAGGTTATTTTCAGATTGCAATTGCTCCAGATGACCAGGAAAAGACAACTTTTACATGCCCCTTCGGCACTTTTGCATATCGACGCATGCCGTTTGGCCTTTGTAATGCCCCGGGCACCTTTCAAAGGTGTATGGTTAGCATATTTTCTGATTATGTTGGGCATATAATAGAGGTTTTCATGGATGATTTTACCGTTTATGGAGATTCTTTTGATAATTGCTTGCATAACCTTACACTTATTCTGAGAAGATGCATAGAAAGTAATCTTGTGTTAAATTctgaaaaatgtcattttatggttGATCAAGGTAATGTTTTGGGGCATGTTATTTCATCTAGAGGGATTGAGGTTGATAAAGCTAAAGTTGATATTATTGAATCTCTACCTTATCCTACTAATTTGCGGGAAGTCCGCTCTTTTCTTGGATATGCAGGTTTCTACCGAAGATTTATCAAAGACTTCTCGAAGATAGCCCTACCTTTGTGCAAATTGCTGCAAAAAGAAACCTCCTTTGAGTTTGATGAAGAGTGTAAAGGAGGATTTGACAAATTAAAAGAGTTGTTGACGTCTGCCCAGTTCATTCAGCTACCTAATTGGAACTATCCTTTCGAGATTATGTGTGATGCAAGTGATCACGCAGTAGGGGCTGTGTTGGGTCAAAAGATCGGGAAAGCAGCCCATGTTATTTATTATGCTTCTAGAACTTTAAATGATGCTCAGAAAAACTATTCTACTACAGAAAAAGAACTTTTAGCCATTGTTTTTGCTTTGGAAAAATTTAGGTCTTATTTGTTGGGTACTAAAGTTATAGTTTATTCTGATCATGCAGCTCTTCGCTACTTGATGAAAAAGCAGGAAGCCAAACCAAGATTGATAAGATGGATACTCCTCTTGAGTGAGTTTGATATGGAGATCAAAGATAGGAAAGGGTCAAAAAATCCTGTGGCGGATCATTTGAGTCGTTTGGTGCACATCGAACCTGAACCTCCACTGCAAGAAGCATTCCCTGATGAACACCTACTTGCTGCAACAGTGATTTTACCATGGTATGCTAACATAGTCAATTTTTTGGTTGCTAACAAATTTCCTCATGAGTTATCTAAAGCCCAAAAAGATAAAATCAAGAGTGATTCCAAGTACTATGTGTGGGATGAACCATACCTGTGGAAGCATTGTGCTGACCAAGTAGTAAGAAGATGTGTACCTGATGATGAAATTGTTTCAATCCTCGCTTTCTGTCACTCTTATGCTTGTGGAGGTCACTTTGGTGCCAAGAGAACAGCAAGGAAAGTGTTGGAGTGTGGTTTTTATTGGCCAACTTTATTTAGAGATTCATATTCATTTTGTAAGTCATGTGATGCTTGCCAAAAGTCAGGTAATTTATCCCGGAGAAATGAATTGCCACAAACTCCGATCATATTTTGTGAGGTTTTTTATGTCTGGGCATTGATTTTATGGGCCCATTTCCTGTATCTTTTGGTTTTGTCTATATTTTACTTGTTGTTGATTATGTTTCAAAGTGGGTGGAAGCTAAGGCCACCAGGACTGATGACTCTAAAGTTGTTGCAGATTTTATCAAGTCTAACATCTTTTCCAGGTTTGGGATTCCAAGAGCTATAATAAGTGACCAAGGAACTCACTTTTGTAATCGCACTATTGAAGCATTGCTTAGGAAGTACCATGTCACCCATAAGGTGTCAACTGCCTACCACCCACAGACTAATGGGCAAGCAGAGGTGTCTAACCGAGAGATCAAGTCAATCCTTGAGAAAACAGTCAACCCAAACAGGAAGGATTGGAGTTTGCGATTAGATGATGCATTGTGGGTGTACAGAACTGCATACAAAACACCTATTGGTATGTCCCCTTATCGCATTGTGTTTGGGAAAGCATGTCACCTTCCAAGTTGGAGCACAAAGCATATTGGGCTGTCAAGAACTTTAACATGAATATTGATGAAAGTGGCCTGCACCGGAAGTTGCAACTTTCTGAGTGGGAGGAAATTCACAATGAGGCTTACGAGAATTCAAGAATTTACAAAGACAAGACGAAAGCATTCCATGACAAGATGATTTTGAGAAAAGAATTTTCAATTGGACAAAAAGTCCTACTCTTCCAGTCACGGCTTCGTCTATTCCCGGGTAAGTTACGTTCTCGTTGGGTTGGTCCGTTTATTGTTACTAATATATTTCCTCATGGTGCAATAGAGATTCAAAGTTTGCAGACTTCAAAGATATTCAAGGTGAATGGCTATAGGCTTAAACCTTACCATGATGAGTTTCGAGTTGAAAACGTTGCAGAAGTACTTCTTGAAGATCCAGTTTATTTTGAGTAATAAGAGCAATTGAAAGGGAAGTTTCTTCTTAAtctttgtattatttttaataatcccTTTTCTGTGCATTTTTACTCAGCATTGGGGACAATGTTGATAATAAGTGTGGGGGAGGGAGtttagatttatttatataaaaaaattcagaaatattttactactactactattttctgcaaaattttaaaaaaaaaattattatattttcctttcttgaaaTTCATAACATGATTGAATAAATAGTTTGGCAAGCTCTGATTAGTTTGTTAGCATTTCTTGTTTGATATGTAGTGGCTAGATTAAGTAAGCAATAAACCTGAGAGACTTTGAGCCATTGACTGACACTTTGGtcttattttctttctattgTGTGATTTCTTCCATAATTTTGTTTCTCTAGAACTTGCCTTGATTCTCTGTTAAAGCTAATTTGACCATGCATGATTCGAGTGTGATTAAGGCCATTATTTGATTTTGAGCCTCACTAGCCAAATAACTGATTTGTCCtatgatttattttcctttgttaacCCACTTTGAGCTTTGTGGCCATTCCTTTCTTTATTTAAACCACATTACAAGCCTTTTATACCATAAATTAATGCCTTGACCCAGCTGAATAACTAGTGGAGCAAATTTTAAATTCCTTATGTAATCTACGTGGTTTGTGAAGAATAAGTGTGGGGGAGATCACTTGCTTTTGTTAATAAGATTGAGAGTGAGGTGGGTTGTATCTTTTTTGccaattatttttgtcttttataaaaaaaaaaaagaaggcaattcttgttcaaaaaaaaaaaaacaaagaaagtgaAGGCAGTTcatgagtaaaaaaaaaaagtatgaaagaTTGAAAAATGAATGGAAAAATGAAGAATATATGTTTGAAAATGAAACAATGTTGCTGGAATTTAGgggaaaatgagaaagaatCATCAGTTAGTTTTGAGTTTGaagttacttttgaataaatgAAGTATGGGGAAAGATCTTGAGATATTGGAGGAAGATTTATCTATTTTTGAGAATGATAGCAGTGTTGAATGTCAATAAGAGAGTATTTCTGAATGGGAACTGAGTGCGTTGGATTATTTGTATTTGCTGCTCCTCTAGTTTGAAAGCTTTTTGAGCTACTTTCCTAAATTTTCCCTACCTTAGCCCTAACCCCATTACAAGCTACGAAAAGTCCTTATGATTTGTGTCATGCATGGCTCTTGTAGTGGTGATtgagaagatatgcaagcctATGGTAGAGCAATTTTATAGGAATGAACTTAAGTAGAATTTACACCCATCAAACACTTGAGCGTGATGAGTGATATTCCTGTGAGGGCTTACTTATTTAGTTCTCTCCATATTTTGAACTCAGGTGCTAACTTATTAATTGCAGGGTGCTTCAGATTGTTGTTCATGATGTGTTAtgagttttgaaaatttaattttattttagcaaATAATCTTTttgcttggggacaagcaaacGTCCTAGTGTGGGGGAATTTGATGAACATATttttacactttaatttaagtatgtttttaaagtatatttatatttattaatttttattttactttattttaatatttttaggatTCTAGAGTTAATTagttagaataaatattttataataattattgggcaTTAGTAAAGTTTAAGATGCTAGTTTTAATTATTGGCCCAAAATAagagttatattttaattagtgtGGATTAATAAGCCCATAACATCATAgcccatttatttatttgtttaataaagttagcccacaatatataataacctaaataactaaaagaaaaggaatgaattcaaatattttggatTTGTAATTCTTTTTTACGCAGCAGCTTAACGTACGTACGAACCGGCGACGAAACTTGGAGGATACTTCGTCAAAACAGCAGCAAAGATTTCGACGGTTAAAGCTTGGAGGATTTCGTTGGTCAACAAGGGAAACTGATGGCAAGGAAAATCGAGAATTAATCTCACAACGAATGTTCAATTGTTATGATTTAACCGTGAATCTATGATCAGTTACTAAAATCCAGTGGTGAATGTtttcttagaccaagtattaaaagttcaattgatttctttcgtaaactttggcttgattatcatcttttctattcttatttatttatttatttatttatttacttatttatttacttattttgaatgttaatttcataccaaacccccctctttaatttgaactcataaatcaaactagttactcctcgtgggaacgatccttactctcactactacgtttttaaggtttaatttgggagcctacgacagcTCGCCAGAGAGGCATGGATTCTAATTCCGTAAAAGTGAGTGAATTGTAATTCgcaaaattataattcttttcaaTCAAACGAATAAATTTACTTTCGAAATTAAGTGAAAATgaaattctaaaattttaatttcctcCAACCGGATTATAAAAATGAGGAGCTAGGAGCTCTCGAAGTTAGAGCACAACCAAATAAACTCGTTCAATCCCAAGTAAATGGTAGAGCACCATCAATTTcgacaattgttataccatgtaccaggattcatattacattgtgaacctgatacaaaaattttgtacttttagttaacacattttgtacctacagttaaccatgttgtacatgtaaacaaataacttgataattgctgacacataatatgatagctacatgtACAAGAACTGTCAACTgcaggtacagaatgtgtcaactacatataTAGAATCTTGTTTTAACGAGGTCGTTTTcctcgccttgtgaccctatcCGGCAAAGGGctataaggaggtaaaccagcctaggttacccatagctgacagGCTCAAACCTAGGAGTTTGAGGTTTGAACCTACATATATAGAATCTTAAGATTATTGTTGGACGACCAAGatttacaatgcaaggtagatccgatctatggtataatttttgCCCAATTTCGATCGCCCAACTTCGTTACCACCTCTAGTCTAGTAAACGATAGCAGGGAAGGCCGGCGGTTTCTGTTGTTCTAATCTCGGCACGCATTGCCAACGGTTTTTTCCACTCTCTCTACTTTCTTCTCATCTCTCTTCcccttttatttattagttttttattCTCCTTCTGGGTGCCGACACTTTTCTCAAGTTTCCACAACTTGCCATCACCGTTCATCGTTGATGGGATGGAAGATGAAAGTTCGGATGATGGCGACGGATCTCCCTCGACGAACGGTCGGCAACAACGAGCAGTAGATGATGACAATGGTTCATCGGCAACAACAGAGGTTTCGGCAAAGCAATGGCGGTGAGAGGTAGTCGACCGTAGTTTCGATGCAGACGATGGTTGTTGGTTCATCGTTTTATTCTTCGATCAAAGATTGTTGAGAGGATAGAGTAGAAAACTATGGCTGAGGTGGTTGGATTGCAAAGGTCTGAAGATGAAGCTGGCGGCGCTTAGCGATAGAATGGACGCTTTCCAGCAGAGGATTCCTCGACGCAGTGACGGCGATGAGACGATGTTGACAAGGCGACGATGATTTTTCCCCTTTTTAAAATGCTAGTTGACCGTTTTGCCcccattaataaataatttaaaaagttttacatTTTTCCAGCGACATTCGGTCGAGTAtaccaaatgtgttaaaaattgcatagttacgagactaaattgttagtttttaaagtcgatgactgaaattaacaagacccttatagtcataggaccaaagtgtaattttattgaattaaaatttggGATAACTGAATCAAATGGGTCAGGCCGTTAACTTGGTAATCAAAGTTAGAAATTTTGCTAATAATGGGCAACCTATGATTTCGTTAGTTATGGgcaacctaagttgatttacttTCTCTTGGTCATTACCTATTAAGGTCACAAGACAATGTTCACATAATGCACACCATCAAATAGTGACTACAAGTTTTCCTAGAtagtaaaaaagttaaaattaaaaaaaaatcaaagtttagATTACGTTGACTTCAAgaaattggatatatatatatatatatatatatatatatatatatatatgatcgcgttcTGGTGCGTACTAGCCGCTCAAGAGAGAattgcggacgaatcacagcgcgtcacgtgtccggaatgtagttgcacataacattataactaggtgcacgtaatgttataactaagtgcacataggtgcacccaagtgcataaatgttaacaaggtaaattacttgcacttgtaactcaaaataggtgcacatgtgcaagtaaagtgtattacaagtgcaagtaaattgtaccatgagcatcaatactaagtgcacctaatgttataactagttgcacataggttgcacccaggtgtatgaatgttaacaaagtaaattacttgcacaagtgcaagtaaaatgtattgcagatgcaagtaaaatgtattacaggtgtaAGTGAATTGtatactgagcatcaatactaggtgcacctagtgttacaactaggtgcacctagtgttacaactaggtgcacctaatgttataattaggttcacctaggttgcaccaggtgcatgaatattaacaaggtaaattacttgcctttgtaagtgaaaatatttgtgaaaataggtgcatgaatattaacaaggtaaattactcgcacttgtaagtgaaaataggtgcgaaaataggtgcacttgtaagtgaaactaggtgcaccaaaattccagttatttacgaaaatgccaccgcgtagtttttttaaaattgcatctgattcgttgatctggacacgtggacggctgtgatttGTCCGCAATTCTCTCCTGAGCGAGAGTatgcacgagagtgcaaccctatatatatatatatatatatatatatatatatatatatatgctaaaggTCCAGTGAGGATAGTACCACATGAGAGAAATGAGAACCAATCTTAGccttatatttataaaaactcGACAAATCTtatcagatttaaaaaaaaaaaaacgcggtggcattttcgtaactatcatcaacttcactatgcaaacttgaacaattaaatatgcaatctttaacaactaaatatgcaaacttgAAAGATTTTATAACATCAACgaaaaagctaaattttaaatctaaatcgtAAATGCTAGATCTTAAGAAGTAAAAAGTGAACAttattaaaccaaataaaaccaaaaattcagtcataaactctaaaatcgaaaccctaggaacaatgcatttttgcatttttgcaaattcaatcttttaatactaaatatgcaagtttttaatactaaatgtgcaaacctgGAAAATTCGATCTAAGAATTGAAGATTTTAGtattcaagtttgcatagtaaagttggtgataattaccaAAATGCCACCATATTTTTTATCGTAATTATCACCAAATTTAatgtgcaaacttgaacactaaaatctgtAATTCTCAAACGTTTCTAAGTTTCCACATTTAGTATTAGCATTTTGCACACCTAGTATTAAcgttttgcatatttagtattaaaagattgaatttgcaaaaatgcgaaagtgcattgcacttagggtttcgattttagagtATATGATCgtattttggttttattttgtttagtggttcactttttactctTTAAGGTCTAGCATTTAcgatttatatttaaaatttagtttttccattaattttataaaatttaccaggtttgcatatttagttattaaaaattgaatatttaagtGTTTAAGTTGCCAATAACATTGTGTTCTAGTGGCATGAAATGGTTCTTTGGcctatatgggaggtcatgggttcgagccttagtcggggtgatattgactctttatgcttcattaCTATGAATATGCGAAAAGGCGTTACACTTAGAGTTTATGacagaattttttcttttatttggtcgagtggttcactttttacttcttaaggtttACCATTTACGttttagattttaaatttagcttttttttttgtttattttataaagTTTACCATGTGTGCATATTTAGTTattaaagattgcatatttaagtgttcaagtttgcatagtgaagttgatgataattacgaaatgccaccgcg of Ipomoea triloba cultivar NCNSP0323 chromosome 3, ASM357664v1 contains these proteins:
- the LOC116013232 gene encoding uncharacterized protein LOC116013232, encoding MNIDESGLHRKLQLSEWEEIHNEAYENSRIYKDKTKAFHDKMILRKEFSIGQKVLLFQSRLRLFPGKLRSRWVGPFIVTNIFPHGAIEIQSLQTSKIFKVNGYRLKPYHDEFRVENVAEVLLEDPVYFE